Proteins found in one Fusarium oxysporum Fo47 chromosome V, complete sequence genomic segment:
- a CDS encoding WD40-repeat-containing domain protein, with translation MPFSNRGTMELFSRVKKKLRPSHSSAQPPESQPTTTLSPSDLPILSLSPPGSISVSQSPPPSAPLPTINQATSPSSIHESDSPPLSVPERLWTKAYDSIKEKESNRVKAYEEIIENIKNEWGNIPENEMEDLEHCKTDKSRQMWMVVYMGLERSKKMAHYKEIVSNNIGIIGNLKGVIDQAVKASPEAGVAWAGISVGLEIFANPMKEPGLNRQGITYVLSRMEWYWNLANIILDAERANANASVLRSKLESQVVEFYKKLLLFQIHSACLYYRNWASVLLRDTLKLDDWAEKLKDVKEAESNLRQDFEQYNTEEMKLWLSGIANIAKSQEALLENICASIQQEARARERREQEERDTKNMECFAAFQLTDPQLDKIEIQKRKGAPLWDSYSWVLQHDAYNKLDGSSSRALWINGEPGKGKTMLLCGIIDELKKSLRPVSYFFCQVTDEDLSNDTAVMRGLIYVLLDQQPSLISEVRPYYDKRKDKLFSGKNSNVLLSEILTKLLQDPSMQNAVLVVDALDECKSGRDRLITLIGDLSRSCSARWIISSRNWPEIARGLRDTQGLVPLELENNTELVAGAVQAYIQTRVDHLGKNWDNDTHLKREVFEYMVSRADNTFLWVALVCESLSDSRISKRLVLEELKRFPEGLNDLFNTMIDKIVASQEADRLKSILATACIAYRPLTSKEMINLVESMTGYDEHDVKDAIESCACFLAYRDGVIFFVHQSAKEFLFGRGIDKIMPSGPQNHHTVIFSRSMEVLEDTLQQDVYQLKSPGTLVDEISKPDPDPLPPIKYLCTHWVDHFIDSDSVSTQDDKVLAQALQFLMKKFTSWLEAASLLRVFSVAIKSILKLESALSNIKTTELARFVQDARRFILYHKEAIDTAPLQVYASALLFSPKCSKIRNQFHRQTSKWVVTGPEMQDNWEALVRTTHIIEIESSIVSHSLDGKFLASVCKMKAVVYDTMSGDCMFSINRDFSQATSVAFSPLASHLAVGSTDKVEIFDLGTRTVDCIAKLDVRADLVVFLPVDKQLATLENDEELCWNIWNWNTGEHLQSIVDPNEFYVEAIFLPHGRMITVSDNETAKVWNIATGRCEQALEGHSDQIVSVACSSDGKRLATGSWDCTVKVWHTSVMGDWICERTLYHENAVHAVLMSPDGRILVSADWDHCIRIWNDAGIWVKTLNGHIKGLNGLSLHENGQWLVSSTKAGYMMLWDISPAYSSSASQEPCGKSGQEPPCQSTQFFDGDTRLIERLSFSPQGEMIVAHLKMGRSKIWNVASGSCIAFCERPRRSHSLPIFDWITFARNDRLIGMPVGQNKAVIWDLDTNVRTYLFTNVPRAYRLMYLALSPDGRYAATGGRSAIINSRIEIWDLTGTELIKRPTSLVDRFDVLLFSSDSKFLTNFGTSLRDTTWEVDFEAPVEGEDEIQGVRMDVSRDLQRNLLCRASEYLPRISVEMGVPVHSCLSLENASLHSNTGSHVVTWLGILDAHKLQEGEEDRVGWGLSVDMRWVMRGNERILWIPVDLPVAIDAVHSRVAIGLPSGRITMMELA, from the exons ATGCCCTTTTCTAACAGAGGCACAATGGAGCTATTCTCGAgagtcaagaagaagctgcgCCCCTCGCAT TCTTCGGCTCAGCCACCAGAGAGTCAACCAACAACGACCTTGTCACCTTCTGATCTGCCAATCCTCTCTCTATCTCCGCCCGGATCCATTTCTGTTTCCCAGTCGCCGCCTCCCTCAGCACCACTACCAACAATCAATCAGGCAacctctccttcatcaataCACGAGTCGGATTCTCCACCACTGAGCGTGCCCGAGCGGTTGTGGACTAAAGCCTACGATAGCATCAAAGAAAAGGAATCCAACAGAGTAAAGGCATACGAGGAAATCATTGAAAATATTAAGAACGAATGGGGGAATATACCTGAGAATGAGATGGAGGACTTGGAACATTGCAAAACCGATAAGTCACGTCAGATGTGGATGGTAGTGTACATGGGCTTGGAGAGGTCTAAGAAGATGGCCCACTACAAAGAAATTGTTTCAAACAATATCGGCATTATAGGGAATCTCAAAGGGGTGATTGATCAAGCTGTTAAGGCCTCGCCTGAGGCTGGCGTTGCTTGGGCTGGCATATCCGTCGGGCTGGAG ATCTTTGCAAATCCAATGAAAGAACCAGGCCTGAATCGACAGGGCATCACTTACGTTTTGTCACGAATGGAGTGGTACTGGAATTTGGCCAATATCATTCTTGATGCAGAGAGGGCGAATGCCAATGCGTCTGTCCTGAGATCCAAACTCGAGAGTCAAGTTGTTGAGTTTTATAAGAAGCTATTGCTATTCCAGATTCACAGCGCTTGTCTTTATTACCGGAACTGGGCATCTGTCCTGCTCAGGGACACACTCAAGCTGGATGACTGGGCCGAAAAGCTGAAGGATGTCAAGGAAGCCGAGAGCAATCTTCGACAGGACTTTGAGCAGTACAACACGGAAGAGATGAAGCTATGGCTTAGTGGAATCGCCAACATTGCTAAATCTCAAGAAGCATTACTTGAGAACATCTGTGCATCCATCcagcaagaagctcgagCACGAGAAAGGAGAGAGCAAGAGGAGCGGGATACGAAAAACATGGAGTGCTTCGCTGCATTTCAACTAACGGATCCTCAACTGGACAAAATCGAGATTCAAAAAAGGAAAGGGGCTCCACTATGGGACTCTTACAGTTGGGTGTTGCAACATGATGCCTATAACAAACTCGATGGTTCATCAAGCCGAGCCTTATGGATCAACGGCGAGCCTGGAAAGGGAAAGACAATGCTGCTATGCGGCATAATCGATGAATTAAAGAAGTCTCTGAGACCTGTATCCTACTTCTTCTGTCAAGTGACAGACGAAGACTTGTCCAATGATACGGCTGTCATGCGCGGCCTTATCTACGTACTTCTCGATCAGCAGCCGTCATTGATATCGGAAGTTCGTCCCTACTATGACAAGAGGAAAGACAAACTTTTCAGCGGAAAGAACAGCAATGTGTTGCTCAGTGAGATTCTGACCAAACTGTTGCAAGACCCAAGCATGCAAAATGCAGTGCTGGTTGTGGACGCCCTCGATGAATGCAAGTCTGGGAGGGATAGACTCATCACGCTCATCGGTGATCTTTCGCGCTCATGCAGCGCCAGGTGGATTATCTCAAGTCGCAACTGGCCTGAAATAGCACGAGGACTTAGAGATACACAAGGGCTAGTTCCCCTCGAACTCGAGAATAACACGGAATTGGTAGCCGGCGCTGTCCAGGCATATATTCAGACCAGGGTAGACCACCTTGGAAAGAACTGGGATAACGATACCCACCTGAAGAGAGAGGTGTTTGAGTACATGGTGTCTCGGGCAGATAACACATTTCTCTGGGTCGCCCTAGTCTGTGAAAGCTTAAGCGATTCGAGAATCAGCAAAAGGCTAGTGCTTGAAGAGCTTAAGCGATTTCCGGAGGGACTCAATGATCTCTTTAACACTATGATAGATAAAATTGTCGCATCACAGGAAGCAGATCGGCTCAAAAGCATACTTGCTACAGCCTGTATCGCATATCGGCCTTTGACATCGAAGGAGATGATAAATCTCGTCGAGTCGATGACTGGTTATGATGAACATGATGTAAAAGACGCGATCGAGTCATGTGCGTGTTTTCTAGCTTACCGCGATGGGGTGATCTTTTTTGTTCATCAGTCAGCTAAAGAGTTTCTGTTCGGTCGAGGTATTGACAAAATAATGCCATCTGGACCACAGAATCATCACACCGTCATCTTTTCCAGATCTATGGAGGTCTTGGAAGATACACTGCAGCAGGATGTTTACCAACTAAAGTCTCCGGGAACACTGGTCGATGAGATTTCTAAACCTGATCCCGATCCACTGCCTCCGATCAAGTACTTGTGTACTCATTGGGTGGATCATTTCATAGATTCGGATTCTGTGAGCACACAAGATGATAAAGTTCTGGCCCAGGCTCTTCAATTCCTCATGAAAAAGTTTACCTCTTGGTTAGAGGCTGCCAGCCTGCTTAGGGTGTTCTCAGTGGCTATAAAATCAATCTTGAAGTTGGAATCTGCTCTG AGTAACATTAAGACGACTGAGTTAGCTAGATTTGTTCAAGATGCTCGTCGATTTATTCTGTATCACAAAGAGGCCATCGACACCGCGCCCCTCCAAGTGTATGCTTCTGCACTTCTATTCAGTCCAAAATGTAGCAAAATACGAAACCAGTTCCATCGGCAAACTTCCAAATGGGTTGTGACTGGTCCAGAGATGCAGGATAACTGGGAGGCCCTCGTTCGAACGACACATATCATCGAAATCGAATCCTCAATTGTTTCCCATTCTCTAGATGGCAAATTTCTGGCTTCAGTCTGTAAGATGAAGGCAGTAGTCTACGATACAATGTCGGGAGATTGCATGTTTTCCATCAACAGAGATTTCAGCCAAGCAACATCAGTCGCCTTTTCCCCACTTGCCAGCCACCTAGCTGTTGGTAGTACAGATAAAGTCGAGATCTTTGACCTTGGGACAAGGACAGTGGACTGCATAGCAAAGCTTGACGTCAGGGCTGACTTGGTTGTATTCTTGCCTGTTGATAAGCAACTGGCAACTCTTGAAAACGATGAAGAGCTATGCTGGAATATTTGGAACTGGAATACTGGCGAACATCTCCAGAGCATCGTGGACCCCAACGAATTCTATGTAGAAGCCATATTCTTACCACATGGTAGGATGATAACGGTGTCTGATAACGAGACCGCCAAGGTCTGGAACATAGCCACCGGTCGTTGCGAACAAGCCCTGGAAGGTCACAGTGACCAAATAGTGTCAGTGGCCTGCTCATCGGATGGAAAGCGGCTTGCAACAGGGTCCTGGGATTGCACTGTCAAGGTTTGGCATACGTCCGTCATGGGTGATTGGATCTGTGAGAGAACTCTTTACCACGAGAATGCGGTGCATGCCGTTTTAATGTCACCTGATGGTCGTATCCTTGTTTCCGCCGATTGGGATCACTGTATCAGAATATGGAATGATGCAGGGATATGGGTTAAGACTCTGAATGGTCATATCAAGGGGCTGAACGGTTTATCTTTACATGAAAACGGACAGTGGCTCGTTTCAAGCACCAAGGCAGGCTATATGATGCTGTGGGATATCTCTCCCGCTTATTCAAGTTCAGCTTCTCAGGAACCTTGCGGAAAAAGTGGGCAAGAACCTCCATGCCAATCTACCCAATTTTTCGATGGCGACACACGTCTTATTGAGAGGCTCTCCTTTTCTCCACAGGGGGAGATGATAGTAGCGCATTTGAAAATGGGCAGATCCAAAATTTGGAATGTGGCATCAGGATCCTGCATCGCCTTTTGCGAGCGACCACGTCGATCCCATTCCCTTCCTATTTTTGACTGGATTACCTTCGCCCGCAATGATCGACTAATTGGAATGCCGGTTGGGCAAAACAAGGCTGTCATCTGGGACCTGGATACAAACGTACGAACTTACCTATTTACGAACGTTCCTCGCGCATACCGACTCATGTATCTTGCTCTTTCCCCTGACGGAAGATATGCCGCAACTGGCGGACGTAGTGCAATAATAAACTCCAGGATAGAAATTTGGGATCTTACGGGAACCGAGCTTATAAAACGGCCTACATCATTGGTGGATCGTTTCGAtgttctcctcttctcaaGTGATTCGAAGTTTCTTACAAATTTTGGAACAAGCTTGCGGGACACAACCTGGGAAGTAGACTTTGAAGCCCCTGTTGAAGGCGAAGATGAAATTCAAGGAGTACGTATGGATGTGTCCAGAGACCTACAGCGAAATTTGCTTTGCAGAGCTTCAGAATATCTCCCCAGGATATCAGTTGAGATGGGCGTTCCTGTTCACAGTTGCTTGAGTCTAGAAAATGCCTCCCTGCATAGTAACACTGGTTCCCATGTCGTCACTTGGCTTGGCATTCTGGATGCTCACAAGctccaagaaggagaggaagaccGCGTTGGATGGGGGTTAAGTGTTGATATGCGATGGGTTATGAGAGGGAATGAACGCATACTTTGGATTCCAGTCGATTTGCCAGTAGCTATCGATGCTGTGCATTCCAGGGTTGCAATTGGTCTGCCATCAGGCCGCATAACCATGATGGAGCTTGCTTAA
- a CDS encoding putative necrosis-inducing factor-domain-containing protein (pathogen effector) → MLVNTSILTLLMAAFAAASPITESSPTLTKRNSVNDCGDSTFENHSSGGSPQVSDCQQIARNIAGGGTWTVGAGGEHHQLVQYGTCAFGAQGAGSNMNAAHIGNQDIIDLINSSIEKFQWEGKVGAAGVMGCQSLTGLVGGVDMRWGIYHT, encoded by the coding sequence ATGCTCGTCAACACCAGCATCCTCACCCTCCTCATGGCAGCCTTTGCCGCAGCCTCTCCCATCACCGAGTCTTCACCTACCCTCACCAAGCGCAACTCAGTCAACGACTGCGGCGACTCTACCTTTGAGAACCACTCCTCCGGAGGCTCTCCCCAAGTCTCTGACTGCCAGCAAATCGCCCGCAACATCGCAGGCGGCGGCACCTGGACTGTCGGTGCTGGCGGTGAGCACCACCAGCTGGTCCAGTACGGAACCTGTGCTTTCGGCGCACAGGGAGCTGGATCTAACATGAACGCTGCTCATATCGGCAACCAGGACATCATTGATCTGATCAACAGCTCTATCGAAAAGTTTCAGTGGGAAGGAAAGGTTGGCGCTGCTGGTGTTATGGGATGCCAGAGTCTTACTGGACTGGTTGGAGGAGTTGACATGCGATGGGGTATCTACCATACTTAA
- a CDS encoding RTA1 like protein-domain-containing protein has protein sequence MSEFKLYHYDPSFTAAIIFLALFSALTLCHLFQLIRYRTFYLVPFLIGCIFEAIGYAGRAISAKQTPDWAIMPYVLQSLLLLLGPTMLAASIYMSLGRLIKSLEADSYSLVPIEYLTKTFVIGDVISFLAQSGGGGMLANAKSKGDQKMGQNIIIVGLAVQIYFFAFFITILHIFHRRITANPTSKSLSSISPWKQFVLVLYVDSGLIMIRSLFRLVEYITGSNGALQSTETYIYVFDASMIFITVALFNVVHPGRAIITPREPEETFHIRNDSASIPLQNKSHLSPSIVQQPFTASDRHRYRYLQEHPMAQHPPQNHTDSLDQYHYPSYSTSPGRFHGQV, from the exons ATGTCGGAATTCAAGCTTTACCACTACGACCCATCGTTTACCGCCGCAATTATCTTTCTAGCTCTCTTTAGTGCTTTAACACTCTGCCACCTCTTTCAACTCATTCGGTACAGAACTTTCTATCTTGTTCCGTTCCTTATTGGATGTATTT TCGAGGCAATTGGCTATGCTGGGCGTGCAATATCTGCAAAGCAGACTCCTGACTGGGCTATTATGCCTTATGTCCTCCAAAGtctccttctgctcctcgGTCCGACGATGTTAGCAGCTTCTATCTATATGTCGCTTGGACGACTTATCAAATCCCTTGAAGCCGATTCTTACTCACTGGTTCCGATTGAATATCTGACAAAGACCTTTGTTATTGGTGATGTCATTTCCTTTCTGGCACAGTCTGGGG GAGGAGGTATGCTGGCCAACGCCAAGTCCAAGGGTGACCAGAAGATGGGACAGAACATCATTATCGTTGGCCTTGCTGTTCAAATCTACTTCTTCGCATTCTTCATCACTATTCTTCATATCTTCCATCGTCGAATTACTGCAAACCCGACCAGCAAAAGCCTTTCTTCGATTTCTCCCTGGAAACAATTTGTCCTCGTTCTCTACGTTGACAGCGGTCTAATCATGATCCGATCTCTTTTCCGTTTGGTTGAGTACATCACCGGATCGAACGGCGCATTGCAGTCAACTGAAACATATATTTATGTATTTGACGCTTCGATGATCTTCATCACCGTAGCTCTTTTCAATGTTGTTCACCCGGGACGAGCGATAATAACTCCCAGAGAGCCGGAAGAGACGTTTCATATACGCAATGACTCAGCAAGCATTCCTCTACAGAACAAGAGCCACTTGTCGCCTTCCATTGTCCAGCAACCTTTCACCGCGTCCGACCGTCATCGCTATCGCTATCTACAAGAACATCCAATggctcaacatcctcctcaaaATCATACAGACTCACTTGACCAGTATCACTACCCCTCCTACTCAACTTCGCCTGGTCGATTTCACGGTCAGGTTTGA
- a CDS encoding polyamine transporter 3, protein MSAIKDREEDIGFTPEVGQDNSIERDAVIGEQEKGERRPPAHNDLDSIPWSGADDPANPKNWSNKRKWLNITVLSLLTVVTPLGSSMFAPGIPSIMAEFHETSPNAATFILSIYVLGFVFGPILIAPLSETYGRRKLYIWGNILFTIFSVGTALSNSMGMLLGFRFSMGFAGVVPITIGSGSIADMMALETRGRAISIWALGPLLGPCIGPVAGGYLIRAKGWRWVYWLISIISGVLIPISTFLLDETFAPVILQRRNASLPQDITNSAVPNRSTSRPVDTLKFRAAALRPTKLLFLAPLVTLSALYIAISYGILYLLIATFSFVYPQQYGFDEGTSGLAFIPAGIGMILGVIGIGQVTDLMVKRNKLRRVVHQPKFRLVPIITIPCGLALPCGLFIYGWTTYHTLHWIVPMISVSIMCMGLMTVNSCIQNYLLDIYPRYAASVSAALTILRSFVAALLPLSGLQMYEAMGLGWANSLLGFVALVLIVIPLALYKFGERIKTWHVPKL, encoded by the exons ATGTCcgccatcaaagatcgagAAGAGGATATTGGATTTACTCCGGAAGTTGGACAAGATAACTCTATTGAGCGCGATGCTGTGATAGGAGAGCAGGAGAAGGGAGAGAGACGCCCTCCTGCGCATAATGATCTGGATTCCATCCCTTGGTCAGGAGCAGATGATCCAGCAAATCCAAAAAACTGGTCGAACAAGAGGAAGTGGCTCAATATCACGGTTCTATCACTGCTTACAGTCGTAAC TCCACTTGGTTCTTCAATGTTTGCACCCGGAATACCAAGCATCATGGCCGAGTTCCACGAAACGTCTCCCAACGCCGCTACCTTCATCCTATCAATCTACGTTCTCGGTTTCGTCTTTGGCCCGATTCTAATTGCACCACTGAGCGAGACGTACGGCCGAAGAAAGCTTTATATATGGGGAAACATActcttcaccatcttcagCGTGGGAACGGCTCTGAGCAACAGTATGGGGATGCTTCTTGGTTTTCGATTTTCCATGGGCTTTGCGGGAGTGGTGCCTATCACGATTGGGAGTGGAAGCATTGCTGATATGATGGCTCTTGAGACGCGAGGTCGCGCTATCTCAATCTGGGCGCTGGGTCCTCTGCTTGGCCCATGTATCGGCCCTGTTGCTGGTGGATATCTGATACGTGCCAAAGGGTGGCGCTGGGTTTATTGGCTGATTTCGATCATT TCAGGCGTGCTTATCCCTATCTCAACTTTCCTGCTCGACGAAACCTTCGCGCCCGTGATTCTCCAAAGACGCAATGCCTCACTACCTCAGGATATTACAAACTCAGCAGTACCTAATAGGTCTACTTCACGACCAGTTGATACGTTGAAGTTCCGAGCTGCGGCACTTCGTCCTACCAAGCTTCTATTTCTCGCTCCGCTTGTTACACTAAGCGCACTCTACATCGCGATATCATACGGAATCCTCTATCTTCTCATCGCTACCTTTTCGTTCGTCTACCCACAGCAGTATGGCTTTGACGAAGGAACCAGCGGGCTAGCCTTTATCCCTGCTGGTATTGGCATGATCCTCGGGGTCATTGGTATCGGACAAGTGACGGACCTTATGGTCAAGAGAAACAAACTCAGAAGAGTAGTGCACCAACCCAAGTTTCGGCTCGTTCCTATCATTACGATTCCTTGTGGGTTAGCACTGCCCTGTGGCCTCTTCATTTACGGCTGGACGACGTATCACACCTTACATTGGATTGTTCCCATGATAAGCGTTTCGATCATGTGTATGGGACTTATGACTGTCAAT TCCTGCATTCAGAATTATCTACTTGACATATATCCACGATATGCTGCATCTGTCTCAGCAGCGTTGACGATCCTGAGATCCTTTGTTGCAGCATTGCTGCCTCTTAGCGGGCTACAGATGTATGAAGCAATGGGTCTTGGATGGGCCAACAGTCTTCTGGGATTTGTTGCATTGGTTCTGATCGTTATACCCTTGGCTCTGTACAAGTTTGGAGAACGGATTAAAACATGGCATGTACCAAAGTtgtaa
- a CDS encoding uncharacterized protein (expressed protein) translates to MQRCRHKKSRKGCLECKRRHIRCDEGKPICINCITAERNCEYRERKSPDLNDVTFSSSESNSTLMQDAENSSATSSLRMKKAQTTDVNMSHLELLVHFSFAIYAPELEEDHSSTKLVLEAALREKYLMLEVLAISARYLSTAHTDEADCYSRQAVELQTKAIELFNNEDTVTADENSIARLLFSSILGRHMLVDVLARRDPDLGSFVDRFTQGARVHRGVRAVTTAQEWEILLTSKVGPLITKGLDPLGFHDPPPLRPHFMSLLSRTARLDDHDKEACTKALCMIEGALDDLQYPDRSSFGLRMIFVWPILLPERFIVLLERGIPEAIAILGRYSILLHAGESLWQVKDAGPYLLKLISSFLGSDWDEWL, encoded by the exons ATGCAACGCTGTAGGCATAAAAAATCAAGGAAAGGCTGCCTCGAGTGCAAGCGCCGGCATATCCGG TGTGACGAAGGCAAACCCATTTGTATAAACTGCATTACTGCAGAGCGAAATTGCGAGTATCGCGAGCGCAAGTCTCCG GATCTGAACGATGTCaccttctcatcctcggaGTCGAATTCGACCTTGATGCAAGATGCAGAGAACTCATCAGCCACAAGCAGTCTAAGAATGAAAAAGGCACAGACGACCGACGTCAACATGAGCCATCTAGAGCTACTTGTTCATTTTTCATTCGCCATATATGCCccagagcttgaagaggatCATTCATCTACAAAGTTAGTACTAGAAGCTGCTCTGAGAGAGAAGTATTTAATGCTCGAGGTCCTGGCAATCTCGGCTCGATACCTATCAACCGCCCATACCGACGAGGCAGATTGCTATTCACGCCAGGCAGTGGAACTGCAGACCAAGGCTATCGAACTATTCAACAATGAGGACACTGTTACTGCTGATGAGAATTCCATAGCAAGGCTACTCTTCTCCTCCATACTAGGCCGCCACATGTTGGTCGATGTGCTTGCCAGGCGAGATCCTGATCTCGGGTCATTTGTCGACCGATTTACGCAAGGTGCACGAGTTCACCGGGGCGTCAGAGCTGTCACGACAGCACAAGAATGGGAGATACTACTGACGTCAAAGGTCGGCCCTCTTATCACGAAAGGCCTTGATCCTCTGGGTTTTCATGACCCACCTCCGCTTCGCCCGCATTTTATGTCACTGCTTTCGCGGACGGCACGGTTGGACGATCATGATAAGGAGGCATGCACCAAGGCTCTTTGCATGATAGAAGGGGCTCTAGATGATCTACAGTATCCTGACAGGAGCTCATTTGGCCTGCGCATGATATTCGTTTGGCCGATTCTATTACCAGAACGCTTTATCGTCTTGCTGGAAAGGGGTATTCCGGAAGCTATTGCAATCTTAGGCCGCTATTCTATTCTACTTCACGCTGGGGAGTCACTATGGCAGGTGAAGGATGCAGGACCGTATCTATTAAAGCTGATCTCTTCGTTTCTTGGATCCGATTGGGACGAATGGCTATAA
- a CDS encoding putative cyclase-domain-containing protein: MGSVQSEPKRPAFNQLPCRSCDPKYSAWGLWGANDELGTLNLLTPAIVKDAAKEIIIESLPRVMPMMMRLVRFPPRLIHPSNIDTPGNQLDMNTQGSSHWDGLRHYPYQDSLLYYNGVTQDDISGVAANTKIGIQNVARRGIVGRGVLLDWASYAADKGIDTQSPFDSFEITLPQLQEVATNQAVTFHTGDILLIRTGWLKAYRSLSQESQAALPRRKVRTSCGVQASKEMIQWHWENQFAAVASDTVAYEAWPSPRPAGVALHEVFLSGWGMPIGESFDLEALAEKCKEQGRWSFFMTSVPLDIPGGIASPPNCIAIM, translated from the exons ATGGGTAGTGTTCAGTCAGAACCAAAGCGACCTGCATTCAACCAGTTGCCCTGTCGAAGCTGTGATCCAAAATACTCAGCTTGGGGTCTCTGGGGCGCCAATGATGAGTTGGGGACGCTGAATCTACTCACGCCCGCCATTGTCAAAGATGCCGCGAAAGAGATCATCATCG AATCATTGCCAAGGGTCATgccaatgatgatgaggttAGTACGCTTTCCCCCACGCCTAATTCATCCATCCAATATTGATACACCTGGCAATCAGCTCGACATGAACACCCAGGGCTCTAGTCACTGGGATGGCTTGCGGCATTATCCATACCAAGACAGCCTATTGTACTACAATGGAGTAACTCAAGATGACATCTCGGGAGTTGCGGCAAATACCAAAATCGGTATTCAAA ACGTTGCAAGGCGAGGTATTGTTGGACGAGGAGTCTTGCTCGACTGGGCTTCATACGCCGCCGACAAAGGTATCGATACACAGTCTCCATTCGACTCTTTCGAAATTACCCTCCCACAATTACAAGAAGTCGCGACAAATCAAGCAGTCACTTTTCACACCGGTGATATTCTTCTCATCCGCACAGGCTGGCTCAAGGCATATCGGAGTTTGAGCCAAGAGAGCCAAGCAGCACTACCTCGCCGTAAGGTGCGAACATCCTGTGGTGTCCAGGCTTCAAAGGAGATGATACAATGGCACTGGGAGAACCAATTCGCTGCTGTTGCAAGTGACACTGTGGCTTACGAAGCCTGGCCTAGTCCACGACCAGCTGGTGTCGCTCTCCATGAGGTCTTCCTCAGTGGTTGGGGTATGCCCATTGGCGAGAGTTTTGATCTGGAGGCTTTGGCAGAGAAGTGCAAGGAACAAGGCCGTTGGTCATTCTTCATGACAAGTGTTCCTCTTGACATTCCTGGGGGTATTGCAAGCCCTCCAAATTGTATAGCGATTATGTAA